The Litchfieldia alkalitelluris genome has a window encoding:
- the coxB gene encoding cytochrome c oxidase subunit II encodes MKNWLPKLRFFSLFALMALMLAGCGEPFISTLQPAGEVADMQYSLMILSTAIMVLVVIVVSILFIYAIVRFRRKKGDETIIPKQVEGSHKLEMIWTIIPILLLIVLAVPVVSATFKLADVSPMEAETRDEDALIVKVTANLYWWEFNYPDLGIVTGQELVVPTDERVYFELVASDVKHSFWIPSVGGKMDTNTDNVNKFFLEFDQEGTDKAGGLFYGKCAELCGPSHALMDFKVKPLPREEFDQWVSDMQNAEVYEPTTELASQGEQVFNQYNCIGCHAIDTSEVRPTAPNLANFGERSSIAGRFEFNEENLKKWIRDPEAYKPGNLMTKSYDHEGMSEEELDALAEYLLNLKVQD; translated from the coding sequence ATGAAAAATTGGCTACCAAAATTGCGCTTTTTCTCTCTATTTGCTTTAATGGCGCTGATGTTAGCAGGTTGCGGTGAACCATTCATATCTACACTTCAACCAGCTGGTGAAGTGGCAGATATGCAGTATTCATTAATGATTCTGAGTACTGCTATAATGGTTCTTGTAGTCATTGTTGTTTCAATCTTATTTATCTATGCAATAGTTCGCTTTCGCCGTAAAAAAGGTGATGAAACAATTATTCCAAAGCAAGTCGAAGGCAGTCATAAGCTTGAAATGATCTGGACTATTATTCCAATTTTACTACTTATTGTATTGGCTGTACCGGTTGTATCTGCAACTTTTAAATTAGCTGATGTTTCGCCTATGGAAGCGGAAACTCGTGATGAGGATGCGCTGATAGTAAAGGTAACAGCAAACCTGTATTGGTGGGAATTTAATTACCCTGATTTAGGAATTGTTACAGGTCAAGAATTAGTGGTTCCAACAGATGAAAGAGTTTACTTTGAACTAGTGGCATCTGATGTAAAACACTCATTCTGGATTCCTTCTGTTGGAGGAAAGATGGATACTAACACTGATAACGTAAATAAGTTCTTTTTAGAATTTGATCAAGAAGGAACTGATAAAGCTGGTGGACTTTTCTATGGCAAATGTGCTGAGTTATGTGGTCCTTCACATGCATTAATGGACTTTAAAGTAAAGCCGCTTCCAAGGGAAGAGTTTGATCAATGGGTATCTGATATGCAAAATGCTGAAGTGTATGAACCAACTACAGAACTAGCTTCTCAAGGTGAGCAAGTATTTAATCAATATAACTGTATTGGCTGTCATGCGATTGATACGAGTGAAGTAAGACCAACAGCACCAAACTTAGCTAACTTTGGCGAACGTTCAAGTATTGCTGGTCGCTTTGAATTTAACGAAGAGAATCTAAAAAAATGGATCAGAGATCCAGAAGCATATAAGCCAGGTAACCTAATGACAAAGTCTTATGATCATGAGGGTATGTCTGAAGAGGAACTTGATGCTTTAGCAGAATATTTATTAAATCTAAAAGTACAAGATTAA
- the cyoE gene encoding heme o synthase encodes MGNTRTMPDAASHIEDTNPQILDKRLVLKDFLALIKIGIVNSNFITTFTGIWLALYFTGEGLLANISTLIFTLLGSSLVIAGSCAINNFIDRDIDHLMERTKDRPTVTGKVVPVHVLYMGIAFTFLGTVFLSLTTLTAAIIGLVGFVTYVFLYTMWSKRRYTINTVIGSISGAVPPLIGWAAIDPGLHTVAWVLFLIMFIWQPPHFLAIAMKRCEEYRRAGIPMLPVVHGFAITKRQMVVWVACLLPLPFYLFSLGIPFLILATLLNIGWLIIGIMGFKMKDDIKWSKYMFVYSLNYLTILFVAMVIVTAI; translated from the coding sequence ATGGGAAATACGAGAACGATGCCTGATGCAGCTTCTCACATCGAAGACACTAATCCTCAAATCCTGGATAAGAGGTTAGTTCTTAAGGACTTTCTAGCATTAATAAAGATTGGAATTGTCAATTCTAACTTTATCACAACCTTCACAGGTATTTGGTTAGCGCTATACTTTACTGGAGAAGGTTTGTTAGCGAATATTAGCACTTTAATCTTTACACTGCTGGGATCTTCACTTGTAATTGCAGGTTCCTGTGCAATCAATAACTTTATCGATCGAGATATTGATCATTTAATGGAAAGAACAAAGGATAGACCCACTGTAACCGGAAAAGTTGTACCGGTTCATGTATTATATATGGGAATTGCATTTACATTCCTAGGGACAGTTTTTCTTTCACTTACTACATTAACAGCCGCAATAATTGGATTAGTTGGTTTTGTGACATATGTTTTCTTATATACAATGTGGTCAAAGCGTAGATATACTATTAATACAGTTATTGGAAGTATTTCTGGAGCGGTACCACCGTTAATTGGGTGGGCAGCTATTGATCCAGGTCTTCATACAGTAGCGTGGGTACTGTTTTTAATTATGTTTATCTGGCAACCTCCGCATTTTCTTGCAATTGCTATGAAGCGTTGTGAGGAATATAGAAGAGCTGGAATTCCAATGCTTCCTGTTGTTCATGGATTTGCAATTACAAAACGCCAAATGGTTGTTTGGGTTGCTTGTCTCTTACCACTCCCATTCTATTTATTTTCACTAGGTATTCCGTTTCTTATCCTAGCAACCCTATTAAACATTGGGTGGTTAATAATTGGAATAATGGGATTCAAAATGAAGGATGATATTAAGTGGTCAAAGTATATGTTTGTATACTCGCTTAATTATTTGACCATTCTGTTTGTAGCAATGGTAATTGTTACAGCAATCTAA
- a CDS encoding COX15/CtaA family protein, with product MQRFLKWFAVLTTIGMLFVLLGGALVTKTESGAGCGDSWPLCHGELVPSNITPELIIELSHRVVSGVVGILVLTLSVWTYKAIGHIREVKFLSILSFSFLLLQGLIGAAAVVWGQSDAVLALHFGISLISFASVLLLTLLIFEFDRKLKVDSIVLDKKMRFHIIGISIYCYIVVYSGALVRHKGASLACTSWPNCHPNQYGLPLTSFEWIQMGHRLAAGLIFIWILVALRYAFKKYKNQPIILWSWIICGILVTLQVISGATIVFTNLNLYIALAHALFISCLFGVLSYLILIVSRTKNISSTSEINRKDTNNDSPIVP from the coding sequence TTGCAGCGTTTTCTAAAGTGGTTTGCTGTACTAACAACAATCGGAATGTTATTTGTTTTATTGGGTGGAGCTCTTGTAACCAAAACTGAATCAGGTGCAGGCTGTGGAGACTCTTGGCCATTATGTCATGGCGAACTTGTACCTTCCAATATTACACCGGAATTGATTATTGAGCTCAGTCATCGCGTAGTTTCTGGTGTCGTTGGTATCTTGGTTCTAACTTTATCGGTATGGACGTATAAAGCCATTGGTCATATTCGAGAAGTGAAGTTTTTGTCAATATTATCCTTTTCTTTTTTATTATTACAAGGCTTAATAGGAGCTGCGGCTGTAGTTTGGGGACAATCTGATGCTGTTTTGGCATTGCATTTTGGGATATCACTTATTTCATTTGCATCTGTGCTTCTCCTAACTTTACTAATCTTTGAATTTGATCGGAAGTTAAAGGTTGATTCCATTGTTTTGGACAAAAAGATGAGATTTCATATAATTGGGATTTCTATTTATTGTTATATTGTCGTATATTCGGGAGCACTGGTTCGTCATAAGGGGGCAAGTCTTGCATGTACAAGTTGGCCTAATTGTCATCCTAATCAATACGGTCTTCCACTAACTTCATTTGAATGGATACAAATGGGACATCGTTTAGCTGCTGGATTAATTTTCATCTGGATATTAGTAGCGCTAAGATACGCATTCAAGAAGTATAAGAATCAACCAATTATTCTTTGGAGCTGGATTATCTGTGGTATCCTTGTCACCCTACAAGTTATTTCTGGTGCAACTATAGTCTTTACAAACTTGAATCTTTATATAGCACTTGCCCACGCATTATTTATCTCATGCTTATTCGGTGTACTAAGCTATCTTATTTTGATCGTATCAAGAACTAAGAATATCTCATCAACGAGCGAGATTAATCGCAAAGACACAAACAATGACTCACCTATCGTTCCATAA
- a CDS encoding FtsW/RodA/SpoVE family cell cycle protein → MIKRIIKSYDYPLIIAICLLCIFGLVMVYSSSMVYGATKFSNPTFFFERQRLSLMIGLVGFIGTMLFPYKAYSYSKFLIGIVLLSIGMLGVVFIFGQTANNAQSWLSLGTRGIQPSEFTKLSVIIYLAAVYSKKQSYIDQFDKAVLPPILFTFVICLFVVIQPDVGTAFIIGMIAVFMVLCSGMGMKSLIKLSLIAVIGFGVISPILMMNYDRIFTTERLSRFEGYSDPFATEDDAGYQLVNSYIALGSGGLSGLGLGQSVQKFGYLPESYTDFIMAVIAEELGIFGVFFVLFLLMFVILRGFAIARKCEDPFGSLLAIGISSMIAIQAFINLGGLTGLIPITGVTLPFISYGGSSLILLLTSVGILVNVSMFVNYHSTYNNTKQKETTQRQQAQYRSKYNLR, encoded by the coding sequence ATGATAAAACGAATAATAAAATCATATGATTATCCATTAATTATTGCAATTTGTCTGTTATGTATTTTTGGACTTGTCATGGTATATAGCTCTAGTATGGTTTATGGAGCGACTAAGTTCAGTAATCCTACTTTTTTCTTTGAACGTCAGAGATTATCTTTGATGATTGGATTGGTAGGGTTTATTGGCACGATGTTATTCCCATATAAAGCTTATTCATATTCGAAATTTCTTATAGGAATAGTATTGTTGTCAATTGGTATGCTAGGTGTCGTCTTTATTTTTGGACAAACTGCAAATAATGCACAAAGTTGGTTAAGTCTTGGCACGAGAGGAATTCAACCTTCTGAGTTTACAAAGCTTAGTGTAATTATATATCTTGCTGCTGTGTATTCAAAAAAACAATCTTATATCGACCAATTTGATAAGGCAGTTCTCCCCCCAATTTTATTTACCTTTGTAATTTGTCTCTTTGTAGTCATACAGCCTGACGTGGGAACGGCATTCATAATTGGGATGATCGCTGTTTTTATGGTTTTATGTTCAGGAATGGGGATGAAGAGTTTAATCAAACTCTCACTAATTGCTGTTATCGGATTTGGAGTAATTTCACCAATACTTATGATGAATTACGATAGAATTTTTACCACAGAAAGATTATCTAGATTTGAGGGGTATTCTGATCCGTTTGCTACAGAAGATGATGCAGGCTATCAGCTTGTGAACTCATATATAGCACTAGGTTCAGGTGGCTTATCTGGTTTAGGGTTGGGACAAAGTGTGCAGAAATTTGGTTATCTTCCAGAAAGCTATACTGATTTTATCATGGCTGTTATAGCGGAAGAATTGGGTATTTTTGGAGTGTTCTTCGTGTTGTTTCTTTTAATGTTTGTGATATTAAGAGGCTTTGCTATTGCGAGAAAATGTGAAGATCCTTTTGGAAGCTTACTCGCAATTGGAATATCATCAATGATTGCTATTCAAGCTTTTATTAATTTAGGGGGGTTAACAGGGTTAATACCGATAACTGGTGTTACTCTTCCATTTATAAGCTATGGAGGTTCTTCACTGATTTTATTGTTGACTTCAGTGGGGATTTTAGTAAATGTATCGATGTTTGTGAATTACCATTCAACATACAACAATACAAAGCAAAAGGAAACAACTCAACGACAACAAGCTCAATATCGTTCTAAATATAACCTGCGTTAA
- a CDS encoding YlaN family protein, producing MASEIAIDHREKAYALLKADADKILKLIKVQMDNLTMPQCPLYEEVLDTQMFGLSREIDFAVRLGLIEIAEGKALLDALEKELSSLHDASTQK from the coding sequence TTGGCGTCTGAGATTGCTATTGATCATCGTGAGAAAGCATACGCTTTATTAAAGGCTGATGCTGATAAAATATTAAAATTAATAAAGGTTCAAATGGACAACTTAACCATGCCACAATGTCCATTATACGAAGAAGTTTTAGACACTCAAATGTTTGGCTTATCTAGAGAAATTGACTTTGCAGTTAGACTGGGGTTAATTGAGATTGCTGAAGGTAAAGCACTTTTAGATGCGCTTGAAAAGGAACTTTCTTCTCTTCATGATGCTTCAACTCAAAAGTAA
- a CDS encoding PhoH family protein: MSKIYVLDTNVLLQDPRSIFSFEENEVVIPAVVLEEVDSKKRYMDEIGRNARQVSKLIDNMRQNGKLHEKIPLENGGVLRIELNHRSFHQLQEIFVEKTNDNRILAVAKNLYLEEQERENGRPVILVSKDALVRVKADALGLQAEDFLSDRVVEVDHIYTGLLDLYISSELLDKFYTKGELNLTELANHPFYPNQFIMMKDALGGSASAIGIVDSTGKKVKKLVFNQEHIWGIRSRNAGQTMAFELLLRKDIPLVTLIGKAGTGKTLLALAAGLMQTEDLGEYKKLLVARPIVPVGKDLGFLPGEKEEKLRPWMQPIYDNLEYLFNTKKPGELDAILAGMGSIEVEALTYIRGRSIPEQFIIIDEAQNLTKHEVKTILTRVGEKSKIVLMGDPEQIDHPYLDEYNNGLTYVVEKFKEQKIAGHVRLSKGERSGLAQLAADLL, translated from the coding sequence TTGAGTAAAATTTATGTATTAGATACGAATGTGTTGTTGCAAGATCCGCGTTCCATTTTTTCTTTTGAAGAAAATGAGGTAGTGATTCCAGCAGTTGTTCTCGAAGAGGTCGATTCAAAAAAACGCTATATGGATGAAATAGGGAGAAATGCAAGACAAGTATCGAAGCTCATAGATAATATGAGGCAAAACGGCAAACTACATGAGAAGATTCCTTTAGAAAACGGTGGTGTTTTACGAATAGAGCTAAACCATCGGTCTTTTCATCAGTTACAAGAAATTTTTGTTGAAAAAACAAATGATAACCGCATCTTAGCGGTTGCAAAAAATTTATATCTAGAAGAGCAAGAGCGTGAAAATGGTAGACCAGTAATATTAGTAAGCAAGGATGCACTCGTTCGTGTGAAGGCTGATGCCCTAGGTTTACAGGCAGAGGATTTTTTAAGCGACCGCGTTGTTGAGGTTGATCACATTTATACAGGTTTACTTGACCTTTACATTAGTAGTGAGTTGTTAGATAAATTTTATACTAAGGGTGAATTAAATTTAACAGAACTTGCTAATCATCCGTTTTATCCAAATCAATTTATAATGATGAAGGATGCATTAGGGGGGTCTGCCTCAGCAATTGGTATTGTTGATAGTACCGGGAAAAAGGTGAAAAAATTAGTCTTTAATCAAGAGCATATTTGGGGAATTCGGTCTAGAAATGCAGGTCAAACCATGGCGTTTGAGTTATTATTACGCAAAGATATTCCACTAGTCACACTAATTGGAAAAGCGGGAACAGGTAAAACATTATTAGCACTAGCTGCTGGATTAATGCAGACAGAGGATTTAGGAGAATACAAAAAGCTACTTGTAGCAAGACCAATTGTTCCAGTAGGTAAGGATCTAGGGTTTTTACCAGGAGAAAAGGAAGAAAAATTAAGACCATGGATGCAGCCAATATATGATAATCTTGAATATTTATTTAATACGAAGAAACCAGGGGAACTTGATGCAATTCTTGCAGGAATGGGTTCCATAGAGGTTGAAGCTCTAACATATATAAGAGGAAGAAGTATTCCGGAGCAATTTATTATTATTGATGAAGCCCAAAATCTGACAAAGCACGAGGTGAAAACGATTCTAACAAGAGTAGGAGAGAAGAGTAAGATTGTGCTTATGGGGGATCCAGAACAAATTGATCATCCTTATCTAGATGAATATAATAATGGATTAACATATGTTGTAGAAAAATTCAAAGAGCAAAAGATAGCTGGTCATGTTCGCTTGAGTAAAGGAGAAAGATCAGGTCTTGCGCAACTTGCTGCAGATTTGCTTTAG
- a CDS encoding YhcN/YlaJ family sporulation lipoprotein, giving the protein MRLPILLIMVILLLSGCGFNQNQATEENDDRIHVKNTTNQEVDRKTGREVAEHLVELASSIPDVNDATAVVLGKYAVVGIDVNSKLDRSRVESIKYSVAESLKHDPHGANAVVIADADTFERLRQMGDEIQDGRPVVGILDELAQIVGRLMPDIPSDIIDNPNVDPTDTNNNQLKQNKEDSLEQKQQEQSKHHMNDE; this is encoded by the coding sequence ATGCGATTACCTATCCTTTTAATAATGGTAATACTTCTGTTAAGTGGGTGTGGTTTTAACCAAAATCAAGCTACTGAAGAAAACGATGACCGAATCCATGTTAAGAATACAACCAATCAAGAGGTAGATCGAAAAACAGGAAGAGAAGTTGCCGAGCATCTTGTTGAACTTGCTTCAAGCATCCCAGATGTCAATGATGCTACAGCAGTCGTTTTAGGAAAATATGCAGTAGTTGGGATAGATGTGAATTCGAAGCTTGATCGTTCTAGAGTTGAATCAATAAAATATTCTGTTGCTGAAAGCTTAAAGCATGATCCACATGGTGCAAATGCCGTTGTCATAGCAGATGCCGATACGTTTGAACGATTGAGACAAATGGGTGACGAAATACAAGATGGTAGACCTGTAGTAGGTATCCTAGATGAACTAGCCCAAATAGTCGGTAGACTAATGCCTGATATCCCAAGTGATATTATTGATAACCCAAACGTTGACCCTACTGACACAAATAATAACCAACTTAAACAAAACAAGGAAGATTCTCTCGAACAAAAGCAGCAAGAACAATCCAAACACCATATGAATGATGAATAG
- a CDS encoding pyridoxamine 5'-phosphate oxidase family protein — MANQVEERLTQPLFDYLQKERLVTISTIDHHSGGPNVNAISWIYALNHNEIIFAVNSRSKIIENIRNNANLVITIIYNESVYSISGKGFIQKEQLDKVPLKLAAVKFTIEEVRDIMFYGAQITILPKYEKTYDSLAAEKLDNQVMEAMKKA, encoded by the coding sequence ATGGCAAATCAAGTAGAGGAAAGATTAACTCAGCCGTTATTCGACTATTTACAAAAGGAGCGTTTAGTTACTATATCTACAATTGATCACCACTCGGGTGGTCCAAATGTTAATGCAATTTCATGGATTTATGCTCTTAATCACAATGAAATCATATTCGCTGTAAATAGTAGATCTAAAATTATAGAAAATATTAGGAATAATGCAAATTTAGTTATTACGATAATATATAATGAGTCAGTTTATTCTATAAGTGGTAAAGGATTCATCCAAAAGGAACAGTTAGATAAGGTGCCGTTAAAACTTGCAGCTGTTAAATTCACAATAGAAGAGGTTAGAGATATTATGTTTTATGGTGCTCAAATCACCATTTTGCCAAAATATGAAAAAACATATGATTCACTTGCAGCAGAAAAGCTTGATAACCAGGTGATGGAAGCGATGAAAAAAGCCTGA
- a CDS encoding YlaI family protein, with amino-acid sequence MRVKCVICDKIESISDESSMAKRLRNRPIHTYMCQDCNQRIEKRTQERIDTGNFKLYRKKRTDEDW; translated from the coding sequence ATGCGAGTAAAATGTGTTATTTGCGATAAAATTGAAAGTATTAGCGATGAATCCAGTATGGCAAAACGACTTAGAAATCGGCCTATTCATACATATATGTGTCAAGACTGTAATCAAAGGATCGAAAAAAGAACTCAAGAGCGCATCGACACAGGAAACTTTAAGCTTTATAGAAAAAAGAGGACTGACGAAGATTGGTAA
- a CDS encoding YlaH-like family protein: MDVSQYLSFFPSLYRVEENPTAGMWALYLTIFALSILVYKLGFAQKLPILKSVLIYLFLGVGCTILTFLGIFLPVTEGLVVAALILIIYKIRLYQSKKQNVPPVE; this comes from the coding sequence ATGGATGTTAGTCAATACTTATCCTTTTTTCCTAGTTTATATAGAGTTGAAGAAAATCCAACAGCTGGTATGTGGGCACTATATCTAACGATTTTTGCCTTATCTATCTTAGTATATAAACTGGGATTTGCACAAAAATTGCCTATATTAAAATCGGTATTAATTTATCTATTTCTTGGAGTGGGTTGTACAATCTTAACATTCTTGGGCATTTTCCTTCCAGTTACAGAAGGGCTTGTGGTAGCAGCTCTTATATTAATCATTTATAAGATCCGTTTATATCAGTCTAAAAAGCAAAATGTCCCACCTGTTGAATAA
- the typA gene encoding translational GTPase TypA, with amino-acid sequence MNIRNDIRNIAIIAHVDHGKTTLVDKLLHQSGTFRTNEQVEERAMDSNDLERERGITILAKNTAINYKGTRINIMDTPGHADFGGEVERIMKMVDGVLLVVDAYEGTMPQTRFVLKKALEQNLTPIVVVNKIDRDFARPAEVVDEVIDLFIELEATEEQLDFPVVYASAINGTASTNPEKQDDNMEALFDMIVENIPAPIDNREEPLQFQVALLDYNDYVGRIGIGRVFRGTMKVGQQVALMKLDGTAKQFRVTKLFGFIGLKRVEIEEAVAGDLVAVSGMEDINVGETVCPVDHQDALPILRIDEPTLQMTFLVNNSPFAGREGKFVTSRKIEERLRAQLQTDVSLRVDNTESPDAWVVSGRGELHLSILIENMRREGYELQVSKPEVIVKEVDGVRCEPVERVQIDVPEEHTGAIMESIGARKGEMVDMINNGSGQVRLIFMVPARGLIGYSTEFLSLTRGYGIINHTFDSYQPMQPGQVGGRRQGVLVSMENGKASSYGIMGIEDRGVIFIEPGVDVYEGMIVGEHNRENDLVVNICKMKQATNIRSANKDQTVSMKKPRLMSLEQSLEYLNEDEYCEITPESIRLRKKILDKNEREKIAKKKKLADTKA; translated from the coding sequence TTGAACATTCGTAATGATATAAGAAATATCGCGATTATTGCCCACGTTGACCATGGAAAAACAACGCTAGTTGACAAGTTACTTCATCAATCAGGAACATTTAGAACTAATGAGCAAGTTGAAGAACGTGCCATGGATTCTAATGATTTAGAGCGTGAGCGTGGAATTACAATTTTAGCAAAAAATACAGCAATTAATTATAAAGGTACAAGAATCAATATTATGGATACACCAGGACATGCTGACTTTGGTGGAGAAGTAGAGCGTATCATGAAAATGGTAGATGGTGTTCTACTAGTTGTAGATGCATATGAAGGAACAATGCCACAAACACGATTTGTTTTAAAGAAAGCTCTTGAGCAAAATTTAACTCCAATCGTAGTTGTTAATAAAATTGATCGTGATTTTGCAAGACCTGCAGAGGTTGTTGATGAAGTTATCGACCTTTTTATTGAGTTAGAGGCTACTGAAGAACAATTAGACTTTCCTGTGGTTTATGCATCAGCTATAAATGGGACAGCTAGTACTAACCCTGAAAAGCAAGATGATAACATGGAAGCTTTATTTGATATGATTGTAGAAAATATTCCTGCACCTATTGATAACCGCGAGGAGCCGCTTCAGTTCCAAGTTGCTTTATTAGACTACAACGACTATGTAGGTCGTATTGGTATTGGTAGGGTATTTCGTGGCACAATGAAGGTTGGCCAACAGGTTGCTCTAATGAAACTTGATGGAACAGCTAAACAGTTTAGAGTTACAAAACTATTTGGTTTTATCGGTCTAAAGAGAGTTGAAATTGAAGAAGCTGTAGCGGGTGATCTTGTTGCAGTTTCCGGAATGGAAGATATAAATGTTGGTGAAACTGTATGTCCAGTAGATCATCAAGATGCTCTTCCTATCCTTCGAATTGACGAACCAACGTTACAAATGACTTTCTTAGTGAATAACAGTCCATTTGCTGGTCGTGAAGGTAAATTTGTAACATCTCGTAAAATCGAAGAGAGACTTAGAGCTCAGCTTCAAACGGATGTTAGTTTACGTGTTGATAATACAGAATCTCCGGATGCTTGGGTAGTTTCAGGACGTGGGGAACTTCACCTTTCTATTTTAATTGAAAATATGAGACGTGAAGGATATGAATTGCAAGTATCTAAACCAGAAGTTATTGTTAAAGAAGTCGATGGTGTTCGTTGTGAACCTGTTGAGCGTGTCCAAATTGATGTACCTGAAGAGCATACAGGTGCTATTATGGAATCAATTGGTGCACGTAAAGGTGAAATGGTTGATATGATTAATAATGGTAGTGGGCAAGTTCGCTTAATATTTATGGTTCCTGCTAGAGGTCTAATTGGTTATTCTACAGAGTTTTTATCTCTAACTCGTGGTTACGGAATTATCAACCATACTTTTGATAGCTATCAACCAATGCAGCCTGGCCAAGTGGGTGGAAGACGTCAAGGTGTTCTTGTATCAATGGAAAATGGTAAAGCATCATCATATGGTATTATGGGGATTGAAGACCGTGGTGTTATCTTTATTGAGCCAGGTGTGGATGTTTACGAAGGTATGATAGTAGGGGAACATAATCGTGAGAATGATTTAGTAGTAAATATTTGTAAAATGAAACAAGCGACTAACATCCGTTCTGCTAATAAAGATCAGACTGTAAGTATGAAAAAACCAAGACTAATGTCCCTTGAACAATCTCTTGAATATTTAAATGAAGATGAATACTGTGAGATTACACCAGAATCAATTCGTTTACGTAAAAAAATACTTGATAAAAATGAACGTGAAAAAATCGCTAAGAAAAAGAAGTTAGCTGATACGAAAGCTTAA
- a CDS encoding YlaF family protein, with protein MKSINITMLIFSLLTVICMMSIGIAIAERSILGTILSILAVIIVMGFGFVTKKKMREKSNL; from the coding sequence ATGAAATCAATAAATATAACCATGCTTATTTTTTCTTTGTTAACAGTAATCTGTATGATGTCTATAGGAATAGCCATTGCAGAAAGAAGTATTTTAGGTACTATTTTATCCATTTTAGCTGTAATTATAGTCATGGGTTTCGGTTTTGTTACAAAGAAAAAGATGCGTGAAAAAAGCAACCTATAA
- a CDS encoding inositol monophosphatase family protein gives MTIWHDIDTYAKKWITEAGERIRTSFKEELTIQSKSNADDLVTNMDKETEQYFISKINETFPAHKILGEEGFGNQLESLEGVIWIIDPIDGTMNFVHQQRNFAISVGVFENGVGKLGYIYDVVHDELYHAIQGEGAFLNEMRIPNLNETALTEAVIGINATWVTENKRINPSVLGPLVKDVRGTRSYGSAALEIAYVVTGRLDAYITMRLSAWDFAAGMVLIEEVGGKLTTLEGNEINLLEENSILVAKNNIHQEILTKYIRK, from the coding sequence ATGACAATTTGGCATGATATTGATACATATGCAAAAAAATGGATAACTGAAGCAGGTGAAAGGATACGAACGTCATTTAAAGAAGAGCTCACCATCCAGAGTAAATCAAATGCCGATGACTTAGTCACAAATATGGATAAAGAAACAGAGCAATACTTCATTAGTAAGATAAACGAAACCTTTCCGGCACATAAGATACTAGGTGAAGAAGGATTTGGGAATCAATTAGAATCTCTAGAAGGGGTTATCTGGATCATAGATCCGATCGATGGAACGATGAACTTTGTCCATCAACAAAGAAATTTTGCAATTTCTGTTGGGGTGTTTGAAAATGGAGTTGGAAAATTAGGGTATATCTATGATGTAGTTCATGATGAGTTGTATCATGCTATTCAAGGTGAAGGAGCTTTTCTAAATGAAATGAGGATTCCAAACCTGAACGAGACAGCTTTAACTGAAGCTGTAATCGGTATAAATGCAACATGGGTAACAGAGAATAAAAGAATAAATCCATCTGTACTAGGACCGCTGGTAAAGGATGTTAGAGGGACAAGGTCATATGGGTCAGCAGCACTCGAAATTGCCTATGTTGTTACGGGTAGACTAGACGCATACATAACAATGAGGCTATCCGCATGGGATTTTGCAGCAGGAATGGTTCTGATTGAAGAGGTCGGTGGAAAGCTAACGACTTTAGAGGGTAATGAAATAAATTTATTAGAAGAAAATAGCATCCTTGTCGCTAAAAATAACATACATCAAGAAATTCTAACTAAATATATTCGAAAATAA